TTTACCGTCGGTACCATTTGCACCAGCATCACCTTTGTAGCCTTTATCACCTTTAGCACCGTCTACACCATCAACACCATCTTTACCGTCGGCACCTTTATCACCTTGGTCACCTTTGTAGCCTTTCTCTCCTTTTTCACCTTTAGCACCGTCTACACCATCAACACCATCTTTACCGTCGATACCATTTATTCCGTCTTTACCGTCAGTACCATTCGCACCAGCATCACCTTTGTAGCCTTTATCACCTTTTTCACCTTTAGCACCGTCTTTACCGTCGGCACCTTTATCACCTTGGTCACCTTTGTAGCCTTTCTCTCCTTTAGCACCGTCTACACCATCAACACCATCTTTACCGTCGATACCATTTATTCCGTCTTTACCGTCAGTACCATTCGCACCAGCATCACCTTTGTAGCCTTTATCACCTTTTTCACCTTTAGCACCGTCTTTACCGTCGGCACCTTTATCACCTTGGTCACCTTTGTAGCCTTTCTCTCCTTTAGCACCGTCTACACCATCAACACCATCTTTACCGTCGATACCATTTATTCCGTCTTTACCATCAGTACCATTCGCACCAGCATCACCTTTGTAGCCTTTATCGCCTTTTTCACCTTTAGCACCGTCTTTACCGTCGATACCATTGATTCCGTCTTTACCATTGATTCCGTCTTTACCATTTATTCCATCAATACCATCCTTACCATCGATACCATTAATTCCGTCTTTACCGTCGGTACCATTTGCACCAGCATCACCTTTGTAGCCTTTATCACCTTTAGCACCGTCTACACCATCAACACCATCTTTACCGTCGGCACCTTTATCACCTTGGTCACCTTTGTAGCCTTTCTCTCCTTTTTCACCTTTAGCACCGTCTACACCATCAACACCATCTTTACCGTCAGTACCATTCGTACCGTTAATTCCATCAACACCATCTTTACCGTCGATACCATTTATTCCGTCTTTACCGTCAGTACCATTCGAACCAGTATCTCCTTTAGGACCTGCTGCACCTTGAATACCTTGTTCACCTTTAGCACCGTCATTACCATTTATACCATCAACACCGTCTTTACCATCAACACCGTCTTTACCGTCAGTACCATTGATTCCGTCAGTACCATTCGTACCAGCATCACCTTGTAAACCTTGTTCACCATTAGCACCGTCTTTACCGTTAATTCCATCAACGCCATCTTTACCGTCGATACCATCTATTCCGTCTTTACCATCAACACCGTCTTTACCGTCAGTACCATTGATTCCGTCAGTACCATTCGTACCAGCATCACCTTGTAAACCTTGTTCACCTTTAGCACCATCTTTACCATTAATTCCATCAACACCATCTTTACCGTCAGTACCATTTGCACCAGTATCACCTTTAGGACCTGCTACACCTTGAATACCTTGTTCACCTTTAGCACCGTCTTTACCGTTAATTCCATCAACGCCATCTTTACCGTCGATACCATCTATTCCGTCTTTACCATCAACACCGTCTTTACCGTCAGTACCATTGATTCCGTCAGTACCATTCGTACCAGCATCACCTTGTAAACCTTGTTCACCTTTAGCACCGTCTTTACCGTTAATTCCATCAACGCCATCTTTACCGTCAGTACCATTCGCACCAGTATCACCTTTTGCACCGTCTTTACCATTAATTCCATCAACGCCATCTTTACCGTCAATACCATTTATTCCGTCTTTACCATTAATTCCATCAACACCATCTTTACCGTCAGTACCATTCGTACCAGCATCACCTTGTAAACCTTGTTCACCTTTAGCACCGTCTTTACCGTTAATTCCATCAACGCCATCTTTACCGTCAGTACCATTCGCACCAGTATCACCTTTAGGACCTGCTACACCTTGTAAACCTTGTTCACCTTTAGCACCGTTTACACCATCAACACCATCTTTACCGTCGATACCATTTATTCCATCTTTACCATTAATTCCGTCAATGCCATCTTTACCGTCAGTACCATTTGCACCAGTATCACCTTTAGCACCGTCTTTACCATTAATTCCGTCAACACCGTCTTTACCGTCAGTACCATTTGCACCAGCATCACCTTGTAAACCTTGTTCACCTTTAGCACCGTCTTTACCGTTAAGTCCATCAACGCCATCTTTACCATCGATACCATTTATTCCGTCTTTACCATTAATTCCATCAACACCATCTTTACCGTCAGTACCATTTGCACCAGCATCACCTTGTAAACCTTGTTCACCTTTAGCACCGTCTTTACCATTAATTCCATCAACGCCATCTTTACCGTCGATACCATTTATTCCGTCTTTACCATTAATTCCATCAACACCATCTTTACCGTCAGTACCATTTGCACCAGCATCACCTTGTAAACCTTGTTCACCTTTAGCACCGTCTTTACCATTAATTCCATCAACGCCATCTTTACCGTCGATACCATTAGTACCAGCATCCCCTTGAATACCTTGTTCACCTTTAGCACCATCTTTACCATTAATTCCGTCAGTACCATTAGTACCAGCATCTCCTTGTATACCTTGTTCACCTTTAGCACCGTCTTTACCATTTATACCATCAACACCATCTTTACCGTCGATACCATTTATTCCGTCTTTACCGTCAGTACCATTCGCACCAGTATCACCTTTAGGACCTGCTACACCCTGTATACCTTGCTCACCTTTAGCACCGTCTTTACCATTAATTCCATCAACGCCATCTTTACCGTCGATACCATTAGTACCAGCATCCCCTTGAATACCTTGTTCACCTTTAGCACCATCTTTACCATTAATTCCGTCAGTACCATTCGCACCAGCATCTCCTTGTATACCTTGTTCACCTTTAGCACCGTCTTTACCATTTATACCATCAACACCATTTATACCATCAACACCATCTTTACCGTCGATACCATTTATTCCGTCTTTACCGTCAGTACCATTCGCACCAGTATCACCTTTAGGACCTGCTACACCCTGTATACCTTGCTCACCTTTATCACCATCTTTACCATTCTTACCGTCAATTCCATTAGTACCATGAGCACCGTTATCACCTTTTGCACCGTCTTTACCATTTATACCATCAACACCATCTTTACCGTCAGTACCATTCGCACCAGTATCACCTTTAGCACCGTCGATACCATTTGTACCAGCATCGCCTTTTTCACCTTTATCGCCTCTATCTCCTTTGTCTCCCTTTTCTCCTTTTAACAGGATAGGTGTTAGATCAATTTTTTCAGTACCACCATTTTCTAATGTTAATGTAATTGTGTTAGTACTGTTATCTAAACTAAAATCAGATATTTTTTGATTATCTGTATTGTCTAAATAATTACTTAAATCAACCGTGCCACCATCTTCCAACGTTAAGATGTTGTTGTCAATACTTAATTTTTGATCATCAGAACTAGAACTAGCGATGTCAACTTTTTGTGTATTTCCATTTTCTAATGTAATGGTCAAAATAGAACCTGCTAAACTAAAATCAGATATTTTTTGATTATCTGTATTGTCTAAATAATTACTTAAATCAACCGTTCCGCCATCTTCCAACGTTAAGATGTTGTTATCAATACTTAATTTTTGATCATCAGAACTAGAACTAGCGATGTCAACTGTTTGTGTATTTCCATTTTCTAATGTAATGGTCAAAATAGAACCTGCTAAACTAAAATCAGATATTTTCTGATTATCTGTATTGTCTAAATAATTACTTAAATCAACCGTGCCACCATCTTCTAAGGTTAAGATGTTGTTGTCAATACTTAATTTTTGATCATCAGAACTAGAACTAGCGATGTCAACCGTTTGTGTATTCCCATTTTCTAATGTAATGGTCAAAATAGAACCTGCTAAACTAAAATCAGATATTTTCTGATTATCTGTATTGTCTAAATAATTACTTAAATCAACCGTGCCACCATCTTCCAACGTTAAGATGTTGTTATCAATGCTTAATTTTTGATCATCTGTATTTATGAATTTTGATAAATCAACTGTACCACCATCTACTAGACTTAAGATGTTGGTATTTGAATCAAAACTTAATTGTTGATTATCAGTACCTGTATCACATAAATTGGTCCAGATTGTGGAGTATTGAAAAACACATTTTTCATCAGTATTGTAAACTAATGCTCCATTTAAGGGAGTCATATTGTTCATCTCAATATTGGTTATTCTTGTCAATACAAATGCCTTATTAGAGCTTTCTAGCTCTAATAAAGAAAAGGTATCAATTGTGTTTGGATTATCTCCTATTTTAACCTGACCATAGACAGCAGATGAAACTAGAAGAAGGAATAAAAATTTTAATATTTTCATAACAGGGGTATTTACTTTTTTTATCTATTTAAAATTGTAATTATTATGCATGCATAACTATTAATTATTGATGTAACAACCTTAATGGTGTTCTTCCCCATTAAAAGCTATTGTTTTTTTCGTAAAATAATTGGAAATGAAAAAGTGACACTATCAATAAAACAGTTTTGTATAGTCGTTTTTATCAATATGGTTAACTTAGCATCAAATAATTAATAATAACCCCCTAAAACCTAAAAATGATGAAAGATTCTAAAATCAGAAATTATTTTATTATTTAAGATAAAATTTTGAGATATTCGTAAAAGGTTTGTAATTTCATAGTTCCACTTATGTTGTTGAGGAAACGGTTAAATTTCACATAAAGTATATTTGCATACTTTTTCACAGCTTTATTACGGAAGGTAATATGGTACTATTAATGTTTTTTTAGTAATTGAGCATATGCTTTCAACCAAAACATTTCTTTTAAAAAAGGAATAAGTGAAGGGTAGGATATTTTAAAGTTATTATGGTTTTTTCTGGCAATCTTATTCATTATTCTCCAATGATTTAAAATTGTTTTTAGAGACACAAAATAGTTCGATTTATCAGTGTCATAAATATGGGTAGGTTCCGCAATAACACCGTTAAGCTCAAGTATTTTAAATTCCTCAGCGTTTTTTAATTTATCTAACGTTTTAAATTTTATATCGAAACGGCCATAGTTGAAATCTGGTAAGTTTGCAGTTAATTTATCTAAAAATTGCTCTAATTCATTATCAATTAAATGATTCCCATTTACAAATTGAGTACCTTTAGAATGGTTACCTATAACCGTAAGCTTTATAACTTCACCTGTATTAGGAATAGTATTAAGTTTATTTTCATGTAAATTCTGAAATAATTTATAATATAAAAAGGCACGATTATCATCTAAAATTAATTGAGATAAGCTATCTACACCATTACCGGTAACAGTAATAAATTTCTTTAATGTAATAGAAGTAATTTTACCTTTGTTTTCTCCTGGAATTTTATAATAAAACAAACCGCATTCTTCCGTATATGCTACATATTCTTGTAAAATAATGTCTATTGATATTTCTTTAAGATAATTGTCTAGATCTCTTATGCTGTCAATTTTTTTTACCAAAAATCCTCTAAAACCGATATCTGGCTTAGCTATTAAAGGAAAAACTATTTCCGCTTTTTTTAAAGAATCTAAAACAGAATTAAATTCAGTAGTAGGAGTAATGAGTAAAGATTTAGGGATATAGGCTTTAGGTAATAAGCCTAGGGTTTTATATTTAGATTCAGTACCCATTCCCGAATATTTAATAGCTGGGTTTACTGCTAAAAAGAAAGTTAAACTTCTTGCTAAAATTGATTTATATAAGAAATAGGGGATTAGTGGAACATAGAATAGATAGGTTGGCCAATGTTCGGAATGAAAAAATTTAGTAAAAAAAATTCTAGCTCTTATCATTTGCTTCATCCTTGTCAAAAATAAATCTTGAAATTTTCATTAAACCATAAGCAGTTGACAAAATTGCAACCAACCCTAAGGCTAACCCTAAAATCAAAAATATATAATTACCATCTTTTTTCAGAGCTTTAAACCCAATTGTAATAACTATTGGGGCAATAAAAAACAGCGGAAAGGCTATGCCTAAAAATTTTAATGCACCGAATAATGTGGGTTTATTCTTTTTCAAGGAGATAATTATTTATGGCATTTCTAACATTACCATATTTTTTAATAAGTGTTTCTGCTACAGGTCTTTCTATATTAAGTTCTTTCATTAACATTTTATGACCTCTATCTACGAGTTTATTATTAGAAAGCTGCATGTCTATCATTTTGTTACCTTTTACTTTTCCTAATTGAATCATAATAGTAGTGGTAATCATGTTTAGCACCATCTTTTGAGCTGTACCAGCTTTCATTCGTGAACTTCCAGTAACAAATTCAGGCCCTACAACGACAACAATAGGATATTTTGCAGTTAATGCTAATGGACTCGCATCATTACATGTAATACAACCTGTAATAATTCCATTTTCATTACATTTTTCTAAGGCAGAAATAACATAAGGTGTTGTACCTGATGCTGCAATACCAACAACAACATCTTTATCTGAAATGTCATAGTCTTGTAAGTCTTTCCAACCTTGTGTTTTTGAATCTTCGGCGTTTTCAACTGCTTTTCTAATAGCAATATCGCCACCTGCAATTAAACCAATTACAAGATCAAAGGGAACACCAAAAGTTGGAGGACATTCAGAGGCATCTAAAATACCTAATCTACCACTTGTGCCCGCACCAATATAAAATAACCGTCCACCATCTCTCAATTTTGAAACCGCTGGTGTAACTAAATTTTCTATATTCGGTATTGCTTTCTCTACAGCTTGAGCTACTGTTTTATCTTCATTATTTATATTGGTTAACAATTCATTAATACTCATCTTGTCAAGATGATTATAATTAGAGTCTTGTTCGGTGGTTTTAGTAAAGTTCATTTTCTTATTGTGGTTAGTACTTAAAATTCAAAAATACATTATTTTTTATTCAACTTACTGAATTTC
The nucleotide sequence above comes from Aureibaculum algae. Encoded proteins:
- a CDS encoding collagen-like domain-containing protein is translated as MKILKFLFLLLVSSAVYGQVKIGDNPNTIDTFSLLELESSNKAFVLTRITNIEMNNMTPLNGALVYNTDEKCVFQYSTIWTNLCDTGTDNQQLSFDSNTNILSLVDGGTVDLSKFINTDDQKLSIDNNILTLEDGGTVDLSNYLDNTDNQKISDFSLAGSILTITLENGNTQTVDIASSSSDDQKLSIDNNILTLEDGGTVDLSNYLDNTDNQKISDFSLAGSILTITLENGNTQTVDIASSSSDDQKLSIDNNILTLEDGGTVDLSNYLDNTDNQKISDFSLAGSILTITLENGNTQKVDIASSSSDDQKLSIDNNILTLEDGGTVDLSNYLDNTDNQKISDFSLDNSTNTITLTLENGGTEKIDLTPILLKGEKGDKGDRGDKGEKGDAGTNGIDGAKGDTGANGTDGKDGVDGINGKDGAKGDNGAHGTNGIDGKNGKDGDKGEQGIQGVAGPKGDTGANGTDGKDGINGIDGKDGVDGINGVDGINGKDGAKGEQGIQGDAGANGTDGINGKDGAKGEQGIQGDAGTNGIDGKDGVDGINGKDGAKGEQGIQGVAGPKGDTGANGTDGKDGINGIDGKDGVDGINGKDGAKGEQGIQGDAGTNGTDGINGKDGAKGEQGIQGDAGTNGIDGKDGVDGINGKDGAKGEQGLQGDAGANGTDGKDGVDGINGKDGINGIDGKDGVDGINGKDGAKGEQGLQGDAGANGTDGKDGVDGINGKDGINGIDGKDGVDGLNGKDGAKGEQGLQGDAGANGTDGKDGVDGINGKDGAKGDTGANGTDGKDGIDGINGKDGINGIDGKDGVDGVNGAKGEQGLQGVAGPKGDTGANGTDGKDGVDGINGKDGAKGEQGLQGDAGTNGTDGKDGVDGINGKDGINGIDGKDGVDGINGKDGAKGDTGANGTDGKDGVDGINGKDGAKGEQGLQGDAGTNGTDGINGTDGKDGVDGKDGIDGIDGKDGVDGINGKDGAKGEQGIQGVAGPKGDTGANGTDGKDGVDGINGKDGAKGEQGLQGDAGTNGTDGINGTDGKDGVDGKDGIDGIDGKDGVDGINGKDGANGEQGLQGDAGTNGTDGINGTDGKDGVDGKDGVDGINGNDGAKGEQGIQGAAGPKGDTGSNGTDGKDGINGIDGKDGVDGINGTNGTDGKDGVDGVDGAKGEKGEKGYKGDQGDKGADGKDGVDGVDGAKGDKGYKGDAGANGTDGKDGINGIDGKDGIDGINGKDGINGKDGINGIDGKDGAKGEKGDKGYKGDAGANGTDGKDGINGIDGKDGVDGVDGAKGEKGYKGDQGDKGADGKDGAKGEKGDKGYKGDAGANGTDGKDGINGIDGKDGVDGVDGAKGEKGYKGDQGDKGADGKDGAKGEKGDKGYKGDAGANGTDGKDGINGIDGKDGVDGVDGAKGEKGEKGYKGDQGDKGADGKDGVDGVDGAKGDKGYKGDAGANGTDGKDGINGIDGKDGIDGINGKDGINGKDGINGIDGKDGAKGEKGDKGYKGDAGANGTDGKDGINGIDGKDGVDGVDGAKGEKGYKGDQGDKGADGKDGAKGEKGDKGYKGDAGANGTDGKDGINGIDGKDGVDGVDGAKGDKGYKGDAGANGTDGKDGINGIDGKDGIDGINGKDGINGIDGKDGAKGEKGDKGYKGDQGDKGADGKDGVDGVDGAKGEKGDKGYKGDAGANGTDGKDGINGIDGKDGIDGINGKDGINGIDGKDGAKGEKGDKGYKGDAGANGTDGKDGINGIDGKDGIDGINGKDGINGIDGKDGAKGEKGDKGYKGDQGDKGTNGTDGKDGVDGTDGYNTLTRTARESRTSHGVTRQGTSIFTGLDLDRDNYLDSSEITSTSFIYNGEDGATGAKGDKGDVGATGAQGATGQAGSNRVYLGHITITATGNVTISGIPFKPSQISFVAHANIESLRINADNGVGNNNSSLANSFGTMNGYVRGTTQQVIYVGGHGNSINDISRFASPDHCIGVRYGSQDGNNLGITSAKFVTFTADGFKINVDSKADNLVILFQAYE
- a CDS encoding ATP-grasp domain-containing protein, whose amino-acid sequence is MKQMIRARIFFTKFFHSEHWPTYLFYVPLIPYFLYKSILARSLTFFLAVNPAIKYSGMGTESKYKTLGLLPKAYIPKSLLITPTTEFNSVLDSLKKAEIVFPLIAKPDIGFRGFLVKKIDSIRDLDNYLKEISIDIILQEYVAYTEECGLFYYKIPGENKGKITSITLKKFITVTGNGVDSLSQLILDDNRAFLYYKLFQNLHENKLNTIPNTGEVIKLTVIGNHSKGTQFVNGNHLIDNELEQFLDKLTANLPDFNYGRFDIKFKTLDKLKNAEEFKILELNGVIAEPTHIYDTDKSNYFVSLKTILNHWRIMNKIARKNHNNFKISYPSLIPFLKEMFWLKAYAQLLKKH
- a CDS encoding DUF6095 family protein encodes the protein MKKNKPTLFGALKFLGIAFPLFFIAPIVITIGFKALKKDGNYIFLILGLALGLVAILSTAYGLMKISRFIFDKDEANDKS
- the murQ gene encoding N-acetylmuramic acid 6-phosphate etherase, with product MNFTKTTEQDSNYNHLDKMSINELLTNINNEDKTVAQAVEKAIPNIENLVTPAVSKLRDGGRLFYIGAGTSGRLGILDASECPPTFGVPFDLVIGLIAGGDIAIRKAVENAEDSKTQGWKDLQDYDISDKDVVVGIAASGTTPYVISALEKCNENGIITGCITCNDASPLALTAKYPIVVVVGPEFVTGSSRMKAGTAQKMVLNMITTTIMIQLGKVKGNKMIDMQLSNNKLVDRGHKMLMKELNIERPVAETLIKKYGNVRNAINNYLLEKE